One window from the genome of [Clostridium] celerecrescens 18A encodes:
- the cutD gene encoding choline TMA-lyase-activating enzyme encodes MDHGTTGEIERKAFIFNVQKYNMYDGPGIRTLVFFKGCPLRCKWCSNPEGMVRKFQVMYKQNSCVNCGACADVCPVGIHVISKETGKHEIRREKDCIGCMKCKNVCPNAALTIAGEVKTISELLKIVEEDSAFYDISGGGVTLGGGEVTAQPEAALNLLMACKQEGINTAIETCGYTNTETILKIAEYVDLFLFDIKHMDPVRHNELVGVNNEQILTNLKELLHHRFNVKVRMPMLKGINDSREEIDEVIKFLMPFRDYKNFKGIDLLPYHKLGVNKYNQLDMKYPIEGDPSLSPEDLDRIEGWMKEYQFPVTVVKH; translated from the coding sequence ATGGACCATGGAACGACAGGAGAGATTGAACGTAAGGCGTTTATCTTTAACGTGCAGAAGTACAACATGTATGACGGGCCGGGAATCAGAACCCTGGTATTTTTTAAAGGCTGTCCGCTCCGGTGTAAATGGTGCTCCAATCCAGAAGGAATGGTGCGGAAATTCCAGGTGATGTATAAGCAGAATTCCTGTGTAAACTGCGGGGCGTGCGCTGATGTATGCCCCGTGGGAATCCATGTGATATCCAAAGAGACGGGAAAACATGAAATCCGGCGGGAAAAGGATTGCATCGGATGCATGAAATGCAAGAATGTCTGCCCCAATGCAGCGCTGACCATTGCCGGAGAAGTTAAGACCATTTCAGAACTGCTTAAAATCGTGGAAGAGGATTCTGCCTTTTATGATATTTCAGGCGGCGGCGTGACTCTTGGGGGCGGCGAAGTGACTGCCCAGCCGGAAGCAGCCTTAAACCTGTTAATGGCCTGCAAGCAGGAAGGGATCAATACGGCAATTGAGACCTGTGGTTATACAAATACGGAAACGATTTTAAAAATTGCAGAGTATGTGGACCTGTTTCTGTTTGATATCAAACATATGGATCCTGTCCGCCACAATGAACTGGTGGGTGTGAACAACGAACAGATTCTTACCAATTTAAAGGAACTGCTTCACCACCGTTTTAATGTGAAAGTCCGCATGCCTATGTTAAAGGGGATCAATGACAGCCGGGAAGAGATCGATGAGGTCATTAAATTCTTAATGCCCTTCCGTGACTACAAAAATTTTAAGGGAATTGATTTACTTCCGTACCATAAGCTGGGCGTTAACAAATATAATCAGCTTGATATGAAATATCCCATTGAAGGGGATCCAAGCTTAAGCCCGGAGGATTTAGACCGGATTGAAGGCTGGATGAAGGAATATCAATTTCCGGTTACTGTGGTGAAGCACTAA
- a CDS encoding BMC domain-containing protein, whose translation MIEMQRVIEESVPGKQVTIAHVIASPIPEVYECLGIDEMGAIGILTLSPFETSIIAADIAAKAADVQVGFLDRFTGSVIIAGDVDSVETALTAVCDTLNRGLGYMVPAVTKT comes from the coding sequence ATGATTGAGATGCAGCGTGTCATAGAGGAATCCGTTCCTGGTAAACAGGTGACCATCGCCCATGTGATCGCATCTCCCATTCCGGAGGTGTATGAATGCCTTGGCATCGATGAAATGGGAGCCATCGGAATTCTCACCCTGTCCCCTTTTGAAACCTCTATCATTGCGGCGGATATTGCAGCAAAGGCAGCAGATGTGCAGGTGGGCTTCTTAGACCGCTTCACAGGCTCTGTGATCATTGCCGGCGATGTGGACAGTGTGGAAACCGCTTTGACTGCGGTATGCGATACCTTAAACCGCGGCCTGGGCTATATGGTGCCTGCGGTAACCAAAACATGA
- a CDS encoding EutP/PduV family microcompartment system protein, with protein sequence MRKKRIMIIGPGGSGKTSLAHAINGFTGPARRTQNMVYGEKTLDVPGVYLESPWMHKHIIAAAQDASHVLMLVDQSSCRESYPPGFAKAFRVPVIGVITGSGEKPEHDGWCIRQLKKAGVREPYYHINLSERTGLQELMEALNY encoded by the coding sequence ATGAGAAAGAAAAGAATCATGATCATCGGTCCCGGCGGCAGCGGGAAGACTTCCCTGGCTCATGCCATAAACGGTTTTACCGGTCCGGCCAGAAGAACCCAGAATATGGTGTATGGGGAAAAAACCTTGGATGTGCCGGGGGTTTACTTAGAAAGTCCCTGGATGCATAAGCATATCATTGCAGCGGCACAGGATGCCTCTCATGTACTGATGCTGGTAGACCAGTCCTCATGCCGGGAAAGTTACCCGCCAGGATTTGCAAAAGCGTTTCGGGTTCCTGTCATCGGTGTGATAACGGGAAGCGGAGAAAAACCGGAACATGACGGCTGGTGTATCCGTCAGTTAAAAAAGGCCGGGGTACGGGAGCCCTACTATCATATTAATCTGTCTGAACGGACAGGCCTTCAGGAATTAATGGAGGCATTAAACTATTAG
- a CDS encoding 1-propanol dehydrogenase PduQ — MEQFVMNTKVYMGSSCLDKIKDLPVTKAYIICDPFMAQSGKVDWITELLQEKGSSYEVFSGVVPDPTIEVVSKAIGGMKCFGPDAVIALGGGSAIDTAKAASHIFSQMGNERLFLIAVPTTSGTGSEVTNFSVISDPQAQAKYPLRSDSMVPDAAFLDPRFTVSVPPHITADTGMDVLTHALEAYVSTNAGDFTDACAEKAVRLVWNYLTRTVEEGSDMEARTHMHNASCLAGVAFNGASLGLCHSMAHALGARFHIPHGRSNAILLPHVISYNAGLEDASEQKACGRYVAIANMLGIAAGTDKATVHGLVRHIKNLMNKIKIPQQITDLKIDKDEFEQAVREMAEKALADNCTLTNPRVPTVEEIETIYRKLCKGGY; from the coding sequence ATGGAGCAATTTGTAATGAATACAAAGGTATATATGGGATCTTCCTGTCTGGATAAGATCAAGGATCTTCCTGTGACGAAGGCTTATATTATCTGTGACCCCTTTATGGCCCAGTCTGGAAAGGTAGACTGGATTACAGAGCTTTTGCAGGAAAAGGGGAGCAGCTATGAAGTGTTTTCTGGAGTAGTGCCCGATCCGACCATTGAAGTCGTTTCAAAAGCTATAGGTGGAATGAAATGCTTTGGTCCGGATGCAGTGATCGCCCTTGGCGGCGGCTCTGCTATTGATACGGCAAAGGCAGCAAGCCACATCTTCAGTCAGATGGGAAATGAGAGACTGTTCTTAATTGCGGTTCCAACCACCAGCGGTACCGGCAGTGAAGTAACTAATTTTTCTGTTATATCCGACCCACAGGCCCAGGCGAAATATCCGCTGCGTTCCGATAGCATGGTGCCGGATGCAGCATTTCTTGATCCCCGTTTTACGGTGTCGGTTCCGCCTCACATTACAGCGGATACTGGAATGGATGTGTTAACCCATGCCCTGGAAGCTTATGTTTCAACCAATGCAGGTGATTTTACCGATGCCTGTGCGGAAAAAGCGGTGAGACTGGTGTGGAACTACCTGACACGTACCGTAGAAGAAGGAAGCGACATGGAAGCCAGAACTCATATGCACAATGCTTCCTGTCTGGCTGGAGTTGCATTTAACGGAGCTTCCTTAGGGCTTTGCCACAGCATGGCTCATGCTCTGGGAGCGCGCTTTCACATTCCACACGGAAGAAGCAATGCGATCCTGCTTCCTCATGTCATCAGCTACAACGCTGGTCTGGAAGACGCCAGTGAGCAGAAAGCCTGCGGCAGGTATGTGGCAATTGCCAATATGCTTGGAATCGCGGCCGGAACAGATAAGGCCACGGTACACGGCTTGGTGCGTCACATTAAAAATCTGATGAACAAGATCAAAATACCGCAGCAGATTACAGACTTAAAGATTGATAAAGACGAATTTGAGCAGGCCGTACGGGAAATGGCGGAAAAAGCACTGGCTGACAACTGCACATTGACTAACCCAAGGGTGCCTACGGTAGAAGAGATTGAAACCATCTATCGGAAACTGTGTAAGGGGGGCTATTAA
- the eutJ gene encoding ethanolamine utilization protein EutJ, which translates to MSKEVITFDGCNELVSQFEAVVKQPVKGSSSVYYTGVDLGTACVVLAVLDENYKPVAGAYRYADVVRDGMVVDYIGAIRIVRELKEELEEKLGTELIYSAAAIPPGTDSLDGGAIKNVVQGAGFEITALLDEPTAANAVLKIKNGAVVDIGGGTTGISILKDGKVVYVADEPTGGTHFSLVVSGAYQMSFQEAEVYKRKEEHHKELLPVLKPVVEKVASIIRRHIEGHDVQEIYLVGGTCCLTGIEAIIEKQTGIRTRKPENPMFVTPLGIAFSCTQEELA; encoded by the coding sequence ATGTCAAAGGAAGTAATAACATTTGATGGCTGCAATGAGCTGGTGAGCCAGTTTGAAGCAGTTGTTAAGCAGCCCGTTAAGGGAAGCTCCTCTGTTTACTATACCGGTGTCGATCTGGGAACGGCGTGTGTGGTACTGGCTGTTTTAGATGAGAATTACAAACCTGTGGCAGGTGCTTACCGGTATGCGGATGTGGTCCGGGATGGAATGGTCGTGGATTACATCGGTGCAATCCGGATTGTTCGGGAGCTTAAGGAAGAACTGGAGGAAAAGCTGGGCACAGAATTGATTTATTCGGCGGCAGCCATTCCTCCGGGCACCGATTCTTTGGACGGCGGAGCCATTAAGAATGTAGTTCAGGGAGCTGGATTTGAAATAACGGCCCTTCTCGATGAGCCTACGGCGGCAAATGCTGTTTTAAAAATTAAAAACGGTGCAGTCGTAGATATCGGAGGCGGCACCACCGGAATTTCTATTTTAAAAGATGGAAAGGTGGTGTATGTAGCGGATGAACCAACAGGAGGAACTCATTTTTCCCTGGTGGTCTCCGGTGCTTATCAAATGTCCTTTCAGGAGGCAGAGGTCTATAAGAGGAAAGAAGAACACCATAAAGAACTGCTGCCGGTTTTAAAGCCGGTTGTGGAGAAGGTGGCTTCCATCATAAGACGCCATATCGAAGGACACGATGTTCAGGAAATCTACCTGGTAGGCGGTACCTGCTGCCTGACCGGGATTGAGGCAATCATTGAAAAACAGACGGGAATCAGGACAAGGAAGCCTGAGAATCCAATGTTTGTAACCCCTCTGGGAATTGCATTTTCCTGTACGCAGGAAGAGCTGGCATAA
- a CDS encoding BMC domain-containing protein — MEYRIIKSPSQGTIDILNRRKGSGTSTPIGPVDAVGLVQGRIIEMVCAADVAEKAVGVTVEDIRGSCPQNMIMLAIFGDTASVEAAMDEIKQREKRGVEEW; from the coding sequence ATGGAATACCGTATAATTAAATCACCGTCACAGGGAACCATCGATATTTTAAACCGAAGGAAGGGCTCAGGCACTTCCACCCCCATAGGACCGGTAGATGCAGTAGGACTGGTACAGGGCAGGATCATCGAAATGGTTTGTGCCGCAGATGTGGCAGAAAAAGCAGTAGGTGTTACGGTAGAAGATATCAGAGGAAGCTGCCCGCAGAACATGATCATGCTTGCGATTTTTGGAGATACGGCATCGGTAGAGGCAGCCATGGACGAGATTAAGCAAAGAGAGAAGAGAGGAGTGGAAGAATGGTAG
- a CDS encoding EutN/CcmL family microcompartment protein, with the protein MVAARLIDNIWATRKAESLNGYKFMLAEIIGGTREGERLIVADIVSAGIGDRVIISTGSSARRMLGSDEIPVDAVVIGIIDEDCQFI; encoded by the coding sequence ATGGTAGCGGCCAGATTGATTGATAACATATGGGCAACCAGAAAAGCGGAGTCCTTAAATGGGTATAAATTTATGCTTGCCGAGATCATTGGAGGTACACGGGAAGGTGAGCGGCTGATCGTAGCAGATATCGTCAGCGCGGGAATCGGTGACCGTGTGATCATTTCCACCGGCTCTTCTGCCAGGCGGATGCTTGGAAGCGACGAAATCCCAGTCGATGCCGTAGTAATTGGGATTATTGATGAAGATTGCCAATTTATATAG